The following proteins are encoded in a genomic region of Labeo rohita strain BAU-BD-2019 chromosome 5, IGBB_LRoh.1.0, whole genome shotgun sequence:
- the kat5a gene encoding histone acetyltransferase KAT5a isoform X3 produces MADHSVEITEGCRLPVLRKNQENEDEWPLAEILSVKDNPGKKLYYVHYIDFNKRLDEWVTPDRLDIKKLQFPKKEAKTPMKNGLPGSRPSSPERDVKRKAESVSLATQVTAATPVPSLPSSAEASQASVYPAMRDTSFSIKSRDEHEPLTSLTTNGTTSIQRHLIPPQPGRKRKSCGGTDEMVKMFQNNSPRCSTVYLLPGEDSQDSSDGIPSAPRMTGSLVSDRSHDDIVTRMKNIDCIELGRHRLKPWYFSPYPQELTSLPILYLCEFCLKYLKSLKCLQRHLTKCNLRHPPGNEIYRKGTISFFEIDGRKNKAYSQNLCLLAKCFLDHKTLYYDTDPFLFYVMTEYDSKGFHIVGYFSKEKESTEDYNVACILTLPPYQRRGYGKLLIEFSYELSKVEGKTGTPEKPLSDLGLLSYRSYWSQTILEILMDLKSENGERPQITINEISEITSVKKEDVISTLQYLNLINYYKGQYILTLSEDIVEGHERAMQKRHLRIDPKCLHFTPKDWSKRGKW; encoded by the exons ATGGCGGATCACTCG GTTGAGATCACAGAGGGCTGTCGCCTTCCTGTACTGCGAAAAAACCAAGAAAATGAAGACGAGTGGC CTTTGGCTGAAATTCTCAGTGTCAAAGACAACCCTGGGAAAAAGCTCTACTATGTCCACTATATTGACT TCAATAAGCGCCTGGATGAATGGGTTACTCCAGACCGCCTGGATATTAAGAAGCTCCAGTTTCCCAAGAAAGAGGCAAAGACTCCCATGAAGAATGGCCTGCCTGGGTCTCGCCCAAGCTCCCCAGAGAGAGATGTG AAGAGGAAAGCAGAATCAGTCTCTTTGGCAACACAAGTGACAGCAGCGACTCCAGTGCCTTCACTTCCTAGTTCTGCGGAAGCGAGTCAGGCCTCTGTCTACCCAGCAATGAGAGATACTTCTTTCAGCATTAAATCCAGAGACGAGCATGAACCACTCACCTCCCTCACCACA AATGGCACAACGTCCATCCAGCGTCATCTCATTCCTCCTCAGCCtgggagaaaaagaaaaagttgtgGAGGGACAGACGAG ATGGTAAAGATGTTCCAGAATAACAGCCCTCGCTGCTCCACCGTCTATTTGCTGCCAGGAGAG GACTCTCAGGACAGTTCTGATGGAATCCCATCTGCCCCGCGCATGACTGGAAGCTTGGTGTCCGACCGCAGTCATGATGACATTGTGACGCGCATGAAGAACATAGACTGTATTGAGCTGGGCCGGCACAGACTGAAGCCTTGGTACTTCTCTCCGTACCCACAGGAGCTCACCTCTCTGCCCATTCTGTACCTCTGTGAATTCTGTCTCAAATACCTCAAGAGCCTCAAATGTCTCCAAAGACACCTG ACAAAGTGCAACCTTCGGCATCCACCAGGAAATGAGATCTACCGCAAAGGAACCATCTCCTTTTTCGAAATAGATGGCAGAAAAAACAAG GCATATTCCcaaaatttgtgtttattgGCCAAATGCTTCCTGGACCATAAGACGCTGTACTACGACACAGATCCTTTCCTCTTCTATGTTATGACGGAGTATGACTCAAAGGGTTTCCATATAGTCGGCTACTTCTCAAAG gagaaggaATCAACAGAAGACTACAATGTGGCCTGTATCCTGACCTTACCACCTTATCAGAGAAGAGGCTATGGCAAACTACTAATTGAGTTCA GTTATGAGCTTTCAAAGGTGGAAGGAAAGACAGGTACCCCAGAGAAACCCCTGTCTGATTTGGGCCTGCTCTCGTACCGTTCATACTGGTCCCAGACCATTCTGGAGATACTCATGGACCTTAAATCAGAGAATGGAGAGCGGCCACAGATCACCATCAA TGAAATCAGCGAGATCACGAGTGTCAAGAAAGAGGATGTGATATCAACTCTTCAATACCTCAACCTCATCAATTActacaag GGTCAATATATCCTCACCTTGTCTGAGGACATAGTGGAAGGTCACGAGCGTGCCATGCAGAAACGCCACCTCCGCATTGATCCCAAATGCTTGCATTTCACTCCTAAAGACTGGAGCAAGAGGGGGAAGTGGTGA
- the kat5a gene encoding histone acetyltransferase KAT5a isoform X1 codes for MADHSVEITEGCRLPVLRKNQENEDEWPLAEILSVKDNPGKKLYYVHYIDFNKRLDEWVTPDRLDIKKLQFPKKEAKTPMKNGLPGSRPSSPERDVKKSLDLHVQSASAPSRGKTLPTPKRKAESVSLATQVTAATPVPSLPSSAEASQASVYPAMRDTSFSIKSRDEHEPLTSLTTNGTTSIQRHLIPPQPGRKRKSCGGTDEMVKMFQNNSPRCSTVYLLPGEDSQDSSDGIPSAPRMTGSLVSDRSHDDIVTRMKNIDCIELGRHRLKPWYFSPYPQELTSLPILYLCEFCLKYLKSLKCLQRHLTKCNLRHPPGNEIYRKGTISFFEIDGRKNKAYSQNLCLLAKCFLDHKTLYYDTDPFLFYVMTEYDSKGFHIVGYFSKEKESTEDYNVACILTLPPYQRRGYGKLLIEFSYELSKVEGKTGTPEKPLSDLGLLSYRSYWSQTILEILMDLKSENGERPQITINEISEITSVKKEDVISTLQYLNLINYYKGQYILTLSEDIVEGHERAMQKRHLRIDPKCLHFTPKDWSKRGKW; via the exons ATGGCGGATCACTCG GTTGAGATCACAGAGGGCTGTCGCCTTCCTGTACTGCGAAAAAACCAAGAAAATGAAGACGAGTGGC CTTTGGCTGAAATTCTCAGTGTCAAAGACAACCCTGGGAAAAAGCTCTACTATGTCCACTATATTGACT TCAATAAGCGCCTGGATGAATGGGTTACTCCAGACCGCCTGGATATTAAGAAGCTCCAGTTTCCCAAGAAAGAGGCAAAGACTCCCATGAAGAATGGCCTGCCTGGGTCTCGCCCAAGCTCCCCAGAGAGAGATGTG AAGAAGAGTCTAGATCTCCATGTTCAGTCTGCTTCAGCTCCTTCAAGAGGCAAAACCCTCCCCACACCG AAGAGGAAAGCAGAATCAGTCTCTTTGGCAACACAAGTGACAGCAGCGACTCCAGTGCCTTCACTTCCTAGTTCTGCGGAAGCGAGTCAGGCCTCTGTCTACCCAGCAATGAGAGATACTTCTTTCAGCATTAAATCCAGAGACGAGCATGAACCACTCACCTCCCTCACCACA AATGGCACAACGTCCATCCAGCGTCATCTCATTCCTCCTCAGCCtgggagaaaaagaaaaagttgtgGAGGGACAGACGAG ATGGTAAAGATGTTCCAGAATAACAGCCCTCGCTGCTCCACCGTCTATTTGCTGCCAGGAGAG GACTCTCAGGACAGTTCTGATGGAATCCCATCTGCCCCGCGCATGACTGGAAGCTTGGTGTCCGACCGCAGTCATGATGACATTGTGACGCGCATGAAGAACATAGACTGTATTGAGCTGGGCCGGCACAGACTGAAGCCTTGGTACTTCTCTCCGTACCCACAGGAGCTCACCTCTCTGCCCATTCTGTACCTCTGTGAATTCTGTCTCAAATACCTCAAGAGCCTCAAATGTCTCCAAAGACACCTG ACAAAGTGCAACCTTCGGCATCCACCAGGAAATGAGATCTACCGCAAAGGAACCATCTCCTTTTTCGAAATAGATGGCAGAAAAAACAAG GCATATTCCcaaaatttgtgtttattgGCCAAATGCTTCCTGGACCATAAGACGCTGTACTACGACACAGATCCTTTCCTCTTCTATGTTATGACGGAGTATGACTCAAAGGGTTTCCATATAGTCGGCTACTTCTCAAAG gagaaggaATCAACAGAAGACTACAATGTGGCCTGTATCCTGACCTTACCACCTTATCAGAGAAGAGGCTATGGCAAACTACTAATTGAGTTCA GTTATGAGCTTTCAAAGGTGGAAGGAAAGACAGGTACCCCAGAGAAACCCCTGTCTGATTTGGGCCTGCTCTCGTACCGTTCATACTGGTCCCAGACCATTCTGGAGATACTCATGGACCTTAAATCAGAGAATGGAGAGCGGCCACAGATCACCATCAA TGAAATCAGCGAGATCACGAGTGTCAAGAAAGAGGATGTGATATCAACTCTTCAATACCTCAACCTCATCAATTActacaag GGTCAATATATCCTCACCTTGTCTGAGGACATAGTGGAAGGTCACGAGCGTGCCATGCAGAAACGCCACCTCCGCATTGATCCCAAATGCTTGCATTTCACTCCTAAAGACTGGAGCAAGAGGGGGAAGTGGTGA
- the gjb1a gene encoding connexin 27.5 isoform X2 has translation MNWASFYAVISGVNRHSTGIGRIWLSVLFIFRILVLVVAAESVWGDEKAHFTCNTQQPGCNSVCYDHFFPISHIRLWALQLIMVSTPALLVAMHIAHRRHIDKKLYRQAGRTSPKDLEQIKNQKMKITGALWWTYMISLLFRVLFESAFMYLFYMIYPGYKMFRLVKCDSYPCPNIVDCFVSRPTEKTVFTIFMLAVSGVCILLNIAEIVFLVARATSRHLNNSKDSPVGAWISQKLCSF, from the coding sequence ATGAACTGGGCGTCTTTTTATGCCGTGATCAGCGGCGTGAACCGACATTCCACCGGCATTGGGCGGATTTGGCTGTCTGTCCTCTTCATTTTCCGGATCCTGGTTCTGGTGGTGGCGGCAGAGAGCGTGTGGGGCGATGAGAAAGCGCATTTCACCTGCAACACCCAGCAGCCCGGCTGCAACAGCGTGTGCTACGACCACTTCTTTCCCATCTCTCATATCCGCCTGTGGGCGCTGCAGCTCATCATGGTCTCTACCCCCGCCCTGCTGGTTGCCATGCACATTGCACATCGTCGGCATATCGACAAAAAGTTGTATCGCCAAGCTGGCCGCACCAGTCCAAAGGACTTAGAGCAGATCAAAAACCAAAAGATGAAAATAACCGGCGCCCTTTGGTGGACATACATGATCAGCCTTCTGTTCCGTGTGTTATTCGAATCCGCCTTTATGTATCTGTTCTACATGATTTACCCGGGATACAAGATGTTCCGACTGGTAAAGTGTGACTCGTACCCGTGCCCAAACATAGTCGACTGCTTTGTGTCCCGACCAACAGAGAAAACAGTGTTCACTATATTCATGCTTGCGGTGTCCGGCGTCTGCATCCTGCTCAACATCGCAGAAATCGTCTTTCTTGTTGCTAGAGCAACAAGTCGCCATCTCAATAACTCCAAGGATTCCCCAGTGGGAGCCTGGATCTCTCAGAAACTGTGCTCCTTTTAG
- the gjb1a gene encoding connexin 27.5 isoform X1: MPLTPPAEPELEPKMNWASFYAVISGVNRHSTGIGRIWLSVLFIFRILVLVVAAESVWGDEKAHFTCNTQQPGCNSVCYDHFFPISHIRLWALQLIMVSTPALLVAMHIAHRRHIDKKLYRQAGRTSPKDLEQIKNQKMKITGALWWTYMISLLFRVLFESAFMYLFYMIYPGYKMFRLVKCDSYPCPNIVDCFVSRPTEKTVFTIFMLAVSGVCILLNIAEIVFLVARATSRHLNNSKDSPVGAWISQKLCSF, encoded by the exons ATGCCACTAACACCACCTGCGGAGCCTG AACTGGAACCAAAAATGAACTGGGCGTCTTTTTATGCCGTGATCAGCGGCGTGAACCGACATTCCACCGGCATTGGGCGGATTTGGCTGTCTGTCCTCTTCATTTTCCGGATCCTGGTTCTGGTGGTGGCGGCAGAGAGCGTGTGGGGCGATGAGAAAGCGCATTTCACCTGCAACACCCAGCAGCCCGGCTGCAACAGCGTGTGCTACGACCACTTCTTTCCCATCTCTCATATCCGCCTGTGGGCGCTGCAGCTCATCATGGTCTCTACCCCCGCCCTGCTGGTTGCCATGCACATTGCACATCGTCGGCATATCGACAAAAAGTTGTATCGCCAAGCTGGCCGCACCAGTCCAAAGGACTTAGAGCAGATCAAAAACCAAAAGATGAAAATAACCGGCGCCCTTTGGTGGACATACATGATCAGCCTTCTGTTCCGTGTGTTATTCGAATCCGCCTTTATGTATCTGTTCTACATGATTTACCCGGGATACAAGATGTTCCGACTGGTAAAGTGTGACTCGTACCCGTGCCCAAACATAGTCGACTGCTTTGTGTCCCGACCAACAGAGAAAACAGTGTTCACTATATTCATGCTTGCGGTGTCCGGCGTCTGCATCCTGCTCAACATCGCAGAAATCGTCTTTCTTGTTGCTAGAGCAACAAGTCGCCATCTCAATAACTCCAAGGATTCCCCAGTGGGAGCCTGGATCTCTCAGAAACTGTGCTCCTTTTAG
- the mtmr2 gene encoding myotubularin-related protein 2 — protein MEESGSVDSVESLCSSSTTRSDRSSGTKVSDTELRSKGRAIEKVYKDPSKGELPLLPEELVQDSAKDVTYICPFIGPVRGSLTVTNYRLFFRCTDREPVFGLDLPLGVLSRVEKIGTATSRGDISYGLVCKDMRNLRFVHKEPEDSLKKSVFEVLMKFAFSLSNNMSLFAFEYKQVFPENGWRVYDPLTEYKRQGLPNESWRISKVNDHYELCDSYPAALVVPVTITDEEVRRVSSFRAKGRVPVLSWIHPESQAAVVRASQPMVGQNGRRCKEDEKLLQAIMDANAQSHKLFIFDARPSVNAAANKMKGGGYESEDAYQNAELVFLDIHNIHVMRESLRKLKEVVYPNIEESHWLSNLESTHWLEHIKLILAGALRIADKVESGKTSVVVHCSDGWDRTPQLTSLALIMLDSHYRTIRGFQILLEKEWLSFGHRFQQRLGHGDKNHTDADRSPIFLQFIDCVWQMTRQFPAAFEFNEYFLITILDHLYSCLFGTFLCNSEQQRLKEEVPKRTVSLWSFVNSQLEEFVNPLYVHYPSHVLFPTVGIRHLQLWVTYYIRWNPRMRPQEPVHQRYKELLAKRAELQKRVEELQREAANRTASSSSERAGSPTRSITPVQTFV, from the exons ATGGAGGAGAGCGGCAGTGTGGACAGTGTGGAGTCGCTGTGCAG CTCCAGCACGACGCGCTCAGACCGCTCAAGTGGCACCAAAGTTTCAGACACAGAGCTGCGG AGTAAAGGAAGAGCAATCGAAAAG GTCTACAAAGACCCCAGTAAAGGTGAACTTCCTCTTCTGCCAGAGGAACTGGTTCAGGATTCCG CTAAAGATGTGACTTACATTTGTCCATTCATTGGGCCTGTTAGAGGATCTCTGACCGTCACTAACTACAGACTTTTCTTCAGGTGCACTGACAGG GAGCCGGTGTTTGGGCTAGATCTACCACTGGGAGTTTTGAGCAGAGTAGAGAAGATCGGAACAGCAACTAGCAGAGGAGACATCTCATACGGCCTTGTCTGCAAg GATATGAGGAATCTGCGTTTTGTGCACAAGGAGCCTGAGGACTCACTAAAGAAATCAGTGTTCGAGGTTCTGATGAAGTTTGCTTTTTCGTTGTCAAACAACATG TCCCTCTTTGCATTTGAGTATAAGCAGGTGTTTCCTGAGAATGGATGGAGGGTGTATGATCCACTGACTGAATACAAGAGACAG ggTCTTCCAAACGAGAGCTGGAGAATCTCCAAAGTAAATGATCACTACGAGCTGTGTGATTCATACCCAGCAGCGCTAGTTGTGCCAGTAACCATTACTGATGAGGAAGTGCGACGCGTCTCCAGCTTTAGGGCTAAAGGACGTGTTCCG GTGCTGTCATGGATCCACCCAGAGAGTCAAGCCGCAGTGGTTCGTGCCAGTCAACCGATGGTGGGCCAGAACGGTCGCCGCTGCAAAGAAGACGAGAAGCTCCTTCAGGCCATTATGGATGCAAACGCACAATCGCACAAACTGTTCATATTCGATGCTAGACCAAGTGTGAATGCAGCAGCTAACAAG ATGAAAGGAGGTGGGTATGAGAGTGAAGATGCGTATCAGAATGCCGAATTGGTGTTTTTGGATATTCACAACATTCATGTAATGCGTGAGTCACTACGGAAGCTGAAGGAAGTTGTCTATCCCAACATTGAGGAGTCTCATTGGCTTTCCAATCTTGAGTCCACCCACTGGCTGGAGCATATTAAG TTGATTCTGGCAGGAGCTTTAAGGATAGCCGATAAGGTAGAGTCTGGGAAAACCTCAGTGGTGGTTCACTGCAGTGACGGCTGGGACAGAACTCCTCAGCTGACCTCACTGGCCCTGATAATGCTGGACTCTCACTACAGAACCATACGAGGCTTTCAGATACTGCTGGAGAAAGAGTGGCTCAGCTTCGGTCACCGCTTCCAACAG aGATTGGGTCATGGTGATAAGAATCACACAGATGCAGATCGCTCGCCGATCTTCCTGCAGTTCATTGACTGTGTTTGGCAGATGACAAGACAG tTTCCTGCAGCTTTCGAGTTCAATGAGTATTTCCTCATAACAATCCTGGATCACCTCTACAGCTGCCTTTTTGGTACCTTTCTGTGTAACAGTGAGCAACAAAGACTCAAAGAA gaAGTCCCAAAGCGTACTGTCTCTCTATGGTCATTTGTGAACAGTCAGCTAGAGGAGTTTGTCAATCCACTGTACGTACATTATCCCTCCCATGTGCTCTTCCCCACCGTTGGTATACGACACCTCCAGCTCTGGGTCACCTACTACATACGTTGGAATCCTCGCATGCGACCACAG gaGCCTGTCCACCAGCGCTACAAAGAGCTGCTAGCTAAACGGGCAGAGCTTCAGAAGAGGGTGGAAGAGCTGCAACGCGAGGCGGCCAATCGTACGGCCTCGTCATCCTCCGAGAGGGCAGGGTCTCCGACACGCTCCATCACACCTGTGCAAACCTTCGTATAA
- the kat5a gene encoding histone acetyltransferase KAT5a isoform X2, giving the protein MADHSVEITEGCRLPVLRKNQENEDEWPLAEILSVKDNPGKKLYYVHYIDFNKRLDEWVTPDRLDIKKLQFPKKEAKTPMKNGLPGSRPSSPERDVKKSLDLHVQSASAPSRGKTLPTPKRKAESVSLATQVTAATPVPSLPSSAEASQASVYPAMRDTSFSIKSRDEHEPLTSLTTNGTTSIQRHLIPPQPGRKRKSCGGTDEDSQDSSDGIPSAPRMTGSLVSDRSHDDIVTRMKNIDCIELGRHRLKPWYFSPYPQELTSLPILYLCEFCLKYLKSLKCLQRHLTKCNLRHPPGNEIYRKGTISFFEIDGRKNKAYSQNLCLLAKCFLDHKTLYYDTDPFLFYVMTEYDSKGFHIVGYFSKEKESTEDYNVACILTLPPYQRRGYGKLLIEFSYELSKVEGKTGTPEKPLSDLGLLSYRSYWSQTILEILMDLKSENGERPQITINEISEITSVKKEDVISTLQYLNLINYYKGQYILTLSEDIVEGHERAMQKRHLRIDPKCLHFTPKDWSKRGKW; this is encoded by the exons ATGGCGGATCACTCG GTTGAGATCACAGAGGGCTGTCGCCTTCCTGTACTGCGAAAAAACCAAGAAAATGAAGACGAGTGGC CTTTGGCTGAAATTCTCAGTGTCAAAGACAACCCTGGGAAAAAGCTCTACTATGTCCACTATATTGACT TCAATAAGCGCCTGGATGAATGGGTTACTCCAGACCGCCTGGATATTAAGAAGCTCCAGTTTCCCAAGAAAGAGGCAAAGACTCCCATGAAGAATGGCCTGCCTGGGTCTCGCCCAAGCTCCCCAGAGAGAGATGTG AAGAAGAGTCTAGATCTCCATGTTCAGTCTGCTTCAGCTCCTTCAAGAGGCAAAACCCTCCCCACACCG AAGAGGAAAGCAGAATCAGTCTCTTTGGCAACACAAGTGACAGCAGCGACTCCAGTGCCTTCACTTCCTAGTTCTGCGGAAGCGAGTCAGGCCTCTGTCTACCCAGCAATGAGAGATACTTCTTTCAGCATTAAATCCAGAGACGAGCATGAACCACTCACCTCCCTCACCACA AATGGCACAACGTCCATCCAGCGTCATCTCATTCCTCCTCAGCCtgggagaaaaagaaaaagttgtgGAGGGACAGACGAG GACTCTCAGGACAGTTCTGATGGAATCCCATCTGCCCCGCGCATGACTGGAAGCTTGGTGTCCGACCGCAGTCATGATGACATTGTGACGCGCATGAAGAACATAGACTGTATTGAGCTGGGCCGGCACAGACTGAAGCCTTGGTACTTCTCTCCGTACCCACAGGAGCTCACCTCTCTGCCCATTCTGTACCTCTGTGAATTCTGTCTCAAATACCTCAAGAGCCTCAAATGTCTCCAAAGACACCTG ACAAAGTGCAACCTTCGGCATCCACCAGGAAATGAGATCTACCGCAAAGGAACCATCTCCTTTTTCGAAATAGATGGCAGAAAAAACAAG GCATATTCCcaaaatttgtgtttattgGCCAAATGCTTCCTGGACCATAAGACGCTGTACTACGACACAGATCCTTTCCTCTTCTATGTTATGACGGAGTATGACTCAAAGGGTTTCCATATAGTCGGCTACTTCTCAAAG gagaaggaATCAACAGAAGACTACAATGTGGCCTGTATCCTGACCTTACCACCTTATCAGAGAAGAGGCTATGGCAAACTACTAATTGAGTTCA GTTATGAGCTTTCAAAGGTGGAAGGAAAGACAGGTACCCCAGAGAAACCCCTGTCTGATTTGGGCCTGCTCTCGTACCGTTCATACTGGTCCCAGACCATTCTGGAGATACTCATGGACCTTAAATCAGAGAATGGAGAGCGGCCACAGATCACCATCAA TGAAATCAGCGAGATCACGAGTGTCAAGAAAGAGGATGTGATATCAACTCTTCAATACCTCAACCTCATCAATTActacaag GGTCAATATATCCTCACCTTGTCTGAGGACATAGTGGAAGGTCACGAGCGTGCCATGCAGAAACGCCACCTCCGCATTGATCCCAAATGCTTGCATTTCACTCCTAAAGACTGGAGCAAGAGGGGGAAGTGGTGA